One region of Ananas comosus cultivar F153 linkage group 9, ASM154086v1, whole genome shotgun sequence genomic DNA includes:
- the LOC109715296 gene encoding uncharacterized protein LOC109715296, whose protein sequence is MSLSPLSNPCPSLYSPSPSPSLKRRAPPPRSILLHNNHRPLPLRPKIAFPLLPRASSSSSSSSAMQSQSKSQLRSKSGGGEEEEEEEEEEYEEYEVELEKPYGLRFVKGRDGGTYIDAIAPGSAADKTGMFAVGDKVLATSAVFGTEIWPAAEYGRTMYTIRQRIGPLLMKMQRRYGKPADASELTEKEIIRGERNAGVISNKVREIQMQNYKRKMEQKKQREEDLREGLKLYKDAKYEEALEKFESVLGSRLEPEEASVASYNVACCYSKLNQVEAALSALEDAMEAGYEDFKRIRSDPDLANLRASKEFEPLMKKFDESFINENAINAIKSIFGIFNKK, encoded by the exons atgtctctctctcctctatccAATCCATGCCCTTCTCTCTactccccttccccttccccttccctcAAGAGGAGAGCACCCCCACCCCGCTCCATTCTCCTCCACAACAACCACCGCCCCCTTCCGCTCCGGCCCAAGATCGCCTTCCCCCTGCTACCTAgggcttcttcctcctcctcttcttcttccgcaATGCAATCGCAATCGAAATCACAATTGCGGTCGAAATCGGgaggcggagaggaggaggaggaggaggaggaggaggagtacgAGGAGTACGAGGTGGAATTGGAGAAGCCCTACGGATTGAGGTTCGTGAAGGGGCGCGACGGGGGGACGTACATCGACGCCATCGCGCCGGGGAGCGCCGCCGACAAGACGGGGATGTTCGCCGTCGGCGACAAAGTACTCGCCACAAG TGCTGTGTTTGGAACAGAAATATGGCCTGCTGCTGAATACGGTCGAACCATGTATACAATTCGGCAACGAATCGGCCCTCTGCTCATGAAGATGCAAAGGAGATACG GGAAACCGGCGGATGCCAGTGAGCTTACCGAGAAAGAGATTATAAGAGGTGAGAGGAACGCAGGTGTGATTAGCAACAAAGTGAGGGAAATCCAA ATGCAAAATTACAAGCGGAAAATGGAGCAAAAGAAGCAACGAGAGGAGGACCTTCGCGAGGGACTCAAGCTTTACAA GGATGCAAAATATGAAGAGGCTTTGGAAAAATTTGAATCAGTATTGGGCTCAAGACTAGAACCTGAAGAGGCTTCTGTAGCAAGTTACAATGTGGCATGCTGTTATTCCAAACTTAATCAG GTGGAAGCTGCTCTTTCTGCTCTTGAAGATGCCATGGAAGCCGGATACGAAGACTTTAAG AGAATTCGGAGCGACCCCGATCTGGCCAATTTAAGAGCTTCCAAGGAATTCGAGCCCCTGATGAAGAAATTTGACGAGTCTTTCATCAACGAGAATGCTATCAATGCCATCAAATCCATATTTGGTATATTCAACAAAAAATAA
- the LOC109715295 gene encoding ADP-glucose phosphorylase, which yields MSPPTSSSPALSAAASSSSSSPSSSSRSSEIRRDPVFDRWVIFSPARARRPSDFKSHSPASNPNPNPNPNPSKPSCPFCIGREGECAPEIFRLPPPPSGVADAAAAWKIRVIENLYPALHRDLEPPSSVPELGPCAIPGFGFHDVVIETPYHSVNLWNLPAEEIGEVLLAYKERIHQLDRHGSIKYVQVFKNHGASAGASMAHSHSQIVGLPVVPPSVSARLNCTKEFFDRTGKCSLCDIRSKEILIDETSHFFSIVPFAASYPFEIWIVPREHISYFHELDHKKAVDLGGLLKLMLQKLSKQLNDPPFNFIIHSAPFQLPQSCLPYTHWFLQIVPQLNTPAGFEIGSECFINPVFPEDAAKVLREVNC from the exons ATGTCGCCGCCGACTTCTTCATCCCCCGCGTtgtcggcggcggcgtcgtcgtcgtcgtcgtcgccgtcttCGTCTTCTAGAAGCTCCGAGATCCGGCGCGACCCCGTATTCGACCGTTGGGTCATCTTCTCCCCCGCGCGAGCTCGCCGACCCTCCGACTTCAAATCCCACTCCCCCGcctctaaccctaaccctaaccctaaccctaaccctagcaaGCCCTCCTGCCCCTTCTGCATCGGCCGCGAGGGCGAGTGCGCCCCCGAGATCTTCCGCCTCCCCCCGCCGCCCTCCGgcgtcgccgacgccgccgcggcGTGGAAGATCCGGGTCATAGAGAACCTCTACCCGGCTCTCCACCGCGACCTCGAGCCCCCGAGCTCCGTTCCCGAGCTGGGCCCCTGCGCGATCCCGGGGTTCGGATTCCACGACGTGGTGATAGAGACCCCCTACCACTCCGTGAACCTGTGGAATCTCCCGGCGGAGGAGATCGGCGAGGTTCTTCTCGCGTATAAGGAGCGGATCCACCAGCTCGATCGTCATGGATCGATCAAGTATGTACAG GTTTTTAAGAACCACGGTGCATCAGCTGGGGCCTCAATGGCACATTCACACAGTCAGATAGTCGGCCTTCCTGTGGTCCCTCCCTCAGTTTCTGCTCGCCTTAACTGCACAAAGGAGTTTTTTGATAGGACAGGGAAGTGTAGCCTTTGCGACATTCGATCAAAGGAGATTTTGATTGATGAGACAAGCCATTTTTTCTCAATTGTTCCTTTCGCGGCTTCTTATCCATTTGAGATATGGATTGTCCCTCGGGAACACATCTCTTATTTTCATGAACTAGATCATAAGAAG GCTGTCGATCTTGGTGGATTATTGAAGCTTATGCTGCAGAAATTGTCGAAGCAGCTGAACGACCCACCATTCAATTTCATCATCCACTCTGCTCCATTTCAATTACCACAGTCATGCTTGCCTTACACTCACTGGTTTCTCCAGATAGTGCCGCAGTTAAATACACCAGCCGGGTTCGAGATTGGGAGTGAATGTTTCATTAATCCAGTATTCCCAGAGGATGCTGCGAAGGTTTTGAGGGAAGTCAATTGCTAA